Proteins found in one Nostoc sp. NIES-3756 genomic segment:
- a CDS encoding response regulator — translation MQGNLHEIDIPSILQLIELGQRTGQLLIEVPNLYSSNKADPEDTGETDDTGKCQQKYWLVFFLNGRIIYCQAGENLSRIDDYLRHHRVETNFDKQQLTGLGKHNPSEYEYLWLLLEENFISPKIAEHIIYGLVCETLFDLFNLQEGYFIFLGDRAIAPQLTSWEVSPLVTLITQQLQGWNQLYPYIHSPDQLLVLADRVHLNSSLPEATITKLKQWADGKTTLRQLAHYLNRDILTVAKVIYPYVQQGWLKLANPQTNQNIQAAQGKKKAKILCINDTKSTCETIESILQAQGYEAMGYTLSEVIALSNPLEALSLIFQLQPNLILCEIATPQLNDYEICAMLRQSQVFRYIPMIMLTSKDKFIDRIRARMAGVTDYLIKPFNNDELLMLVKKYLRG, via the coding sequence ATGCAGGGAAATTTACATGAAATTGACATTCCTAGTATCCTGCAATTGATTGAATTAGGTCAGCGAACTGGGCAACTTTTAATTGAAGTTCCTAATTTATACAGTAGTAACAAAGCTGACCCAGAAGATACAGGGGAGACTGATGATACTGGAAAGTGCCAACAAAAGTATTGGTTGGTCTTTTTTCTCAATGGTCGAATTATTTATTGTCAAGCTGGAGAGAATTTGTCACGAATTGATGATTATTTACGTCATCATCGTGTAGAAACAAATTTCGATAAGCAGCAACTAACTGGTTTAGGTAAACATAATCCTTCAGAATATGAATATCTTTGGCTATTGTTAGAGGAAAATTTTATCAGCCCGAAAATAGCCGAACACATAATCTATGGGTTGGTTTGTGAAACCTTATTTGATTTGTTCAATCTACAGGAAGGTTATTTTATTTTCCTTGGGGATAGAGCGATCGCACCTCAATTAACTAGCTGGGAAGTTTCGCCCTTAGTTACTCTAATTACCCAACAATTACAAGGTTGGAACCAACTATATCCTTATATTCACTCCCCAGATCAATTGCTAGTCTTAGCTGACAGAGTTCATTTAAACTCATCACTTCCAGAAGCTACAATCACTAAATTAAAGCAATGGGCTGATGGAAAAACTACCTTACGACAACTAGCGCATTATCTCAACCGAGACATTTTGACAGTTGCCAAGGTTATCTATCCTTATGTGCAGCAAGGTTGGTTAAAACTAGCTAACCCACAAACAAATCAAAATATCCAAGCAGCACAAGGTAAAAAGAAAGCAAAAATATTGTGTATTAATGATACAAAAAGTACTTGTGAAACCATAGAGTCTATTCTGCAAGCACAAGGATATGAAGCTATGGGCTACACTCTATCGGAAGTAATTGCTTTGAGCAATCCCTTAGAAGCTTTGAGTCTAATTTTTCAACTCCAGCCAAATTTAATTTTATGTGAAATCGCCACACCACAACTAAATGATTATGAGATTTGTGCCATGCTGCGCCAATCTCAAGTTTTTCGGTATATACCGATGATTATGTTGACTAGTAAAGATAAATTTATAGATCGAATCAGAGCTAGGATGGCAGGCGTTACCGACTATCTCATCAAACCTTTTAATAATGATGAATTACTCATGCTGGTAAAAAAATATCTCAGGGGCTAG
- a CDS encoding chemotaxis protein CheW yields the protein MVSKPDFLNGSGQDQFRPEFQVESPEGELHLRFYIPSHQEFALPATGIREVMELSPDRITPIPNASPLLLGTLNLRGRVIWVADLGQFLGEVTPLNTDRAEIPVIAVQEQDTIVGLAVETVGGMDWLDVQNLMPPTNTPDTMAPFLRGEWLLETKNNQSLRLLDQTAILRSARWAG from the coding sequence ATGGTCAGTAAACCGGACTTTTTAAATGGCAGTGGTCAAGACCAATTCCGTCCCGAATTTCAAGTAGAAAGTCCCGAAGGTGAGTTACATTTACGGTTTTACATTCCCTCGCATCAGGAGTTTGCACTACCCGCAACTGGTATTCGAGAGGTGATGGAACTGAGTCCTGACAGAATCACCCCGATTCCTAATGCTTCTCCTTTACTTTTGGGTACTTTAAATCTACGCGGTCGAGTAATTTGGGTAGCTGATTTGGGTCAATTTTTAGGAGAAGTAACTCCGCTAAACACAGATAGGGCAGAAATTCCAGTGATTGCTGTGCAAGAGCAAGACACAATTGTGGGTTTAGCAGTAGAAACAGTCGGTGGTATGGATTGGCTTGATGTACAAAATCTCATGCCACCTACAAACACACCGGATACAATGGCTCCCTTTTTGCGAGGGGAGTGGTTATTAGAAACTAAAAACAACCAGTCTCTAAGACTACTTGACCAAACAGCAATTTTGCGGAGTGCGAGGTGGGCAGGATGA
- a CDS encoding response regulator transcription factor — protein sequence MSTVLIVEDSLAQREMITDLLKASGLTVTHATDGLEALEAIKEEPPDLVVLDIVMPKMNGYEVCRRLKSDPKTQNVPVVMCSSKGEEFDRYWGMKQGADAYIAKPFQPTELVGTVKQLLRG from the coding sequence ATGAGTACAGTTCTGATTGTGGAAGACAGTCTTGCACAGAGGGAGATGATTACAGACCTCCTGAAGGCTAGCGGCTTAACAGTCACTCACGCAACCGACGGATTAGAAGCACTAGAGGCGATTAAAGAAGAACCTCCTGATCTAGTCGTTTTAGATATTGTCATGCCGAAAATGAACGGCTATGAAGTTTGTCGGCGCTTGAAATCAGACCCGAAAACCCAAAATGTCCCTGTGGTGATGTGTTCTTCCAAAGGGGAAGAATTTGACCGCTATTGGGGGATGAAACAAGGCGCGGATGCTTACATAGCAAAACCGTTTCAGCCTACCGAATTGGTAGGAACAGTCAAACAACTACTGCGAGGATAA
- a CDS encoding methyl-accepting chemotaxis protein yields the protein MAASIDEYLEKYHQASTAYAEHKYDVAASLVDQVVQNVPDEPNFHLLRGHIYYVLKQFDVATAEYEKVMELTDDFEIIGMAQNGLNNISQYQQSLTEQGINANNSESIDLGAFTFKEPEESELEDLESIEDFDNNSLDLYSLEDSVDSTDDLSLDNPFETPINSISFEKNTESVESIPSFSDNPFALDIGQQEEILDSQEGQKDLELPLFWQEDSAGTVPLDGETDSSSKSPSSLESPFAEFDTTNSFIGQASVTEFLIENSQQASTEDEESAKTSKEEYRNGAISLENLSDESLDNIAHPDSNNWLQEIASQEEVLESPASSNSGFILKSPSPNTIKEEINNFDVDESFDFEAFESAFGSESVSIDEETSAVFNKENSKSNIEFLDDFDEFDDLGNIPGFDLSEADSSFSDVMLSSSADIDNAPRSKTTETPNDTSERDEELFTITGSQEAVPIFSQSDVPKVEANVSVEQGWLAPLENASLDEKPWLVAGTVGVFSALVVAVVSFGATNISAPEQRESVRNTGWAMSLAAGLTGFATAGFMGSITLKQIRRTTKDLQAQFDAVRHGSLNVQATVFSQDELGQLATGFNEMARVIFTTTNEAQRKADEQEEAKENLQRQVIRLLDDVEGAARGDLTVQAEVTADVLGAVADAFNLTIQNLRDIVQQVKVAAKEVTKGATNSETFARALSSDALRQAEELGVTLNSVQVMTDSIQRVAEAAREAEKVARDASTIALKGGEAVENTVAGILEIRETVAETTRKVKRLAESSQEISKIVALISQIASRTNLLALNASIEAARAGEAGRGFAIVADEVRQLADKSAKSLKEIEQIVMQIQSETGSVMTAMEEGTQQVIKGTKLAEEAKRSLENIIQVANRIDSLVRSITSDTVEQTETSRAVAQVMQSVELTAQETSQEAQRVSGALQNLVGVSRDLISSVERFRVETMETR from the coding sequence ATGGCAGCAAGTATAGACGAATACCTCGAGAAATATCACCAGGCTAGTACAGCCTACGCGGAACATAAATATGATGTTGCCGCCAGTTTAGTTGATCAGGTCGTACAGAATGTACCAGATGAGCCTAATTTCCATCTATTGCGGGGTCACATCTACTATGTTTTAAAGCAATTCGATGTAGCAACCGCAGAATATGAAAAAGTTATGGAGTTGACCGATGATTTTGAAATCATCGGTATGGCTCAAAATGGTCTAAATAATATTAGCCAATATCAACAATCACTTACAGAACAGGGTATTAATGCTAATAATAGCGAGTCAATAGATTTAGGTGCATTTACTTTTAAAGAGCCTGAAGAATCAGAGCTAGAGGATTTGGAATCAATTGAAGATTTTGATAATAACAGTTTAGATTTGTACTCTTTAGAAGACTCAGTGGACAGCACAGATGATTTATCTTTAGACAATCCATTTGAAACGCCTATAAATAGCATTTCTTTTGAAAAAAACACTGAATCTGTAGAATCTATACCAAGTTTTAGTGATAATCCTTTTGCTTTAGATATTGGACAGCAAGAAGAAATTTTAGACAGTCAGGAAGGGCAAAAAGACTTAGAATTGCCTCTTTTCTGGCAAGAAGATAGTGCAGGTACTGTACCTTTAGATGGTGAAACAGACTCCTCAAGCAAAAGCCCAAGTAGTCTCGAATCGCCTTTTGCTGAATTTGACACAACCAATAGTTTTATCGGTCAGGCTTCCGTAACTGAGTTCCTCATAGAAAACAGTCAACAAGCCAGTACTGAAGATGAGGAATCAGCCAAAACCAGCAAAGAAGAATATAGAAACGGCGCAATATCTCTAGAAAATTTGTCAGATGAAAGTTTAGATAATATTGCTCATCCTGACTCAAATAATTGGTTACAAGAAATAGCTTCTCAAGAGGAAGTTTTAGAATCACCAGCATCATCTAATAGTGGCTTCATATTGAAATCACCATCTCCCAATACAATTAAAGAGGAGATAAACAACTTTGATGTTGATGAAAGTTTTGATTTTGAAGCCTTTGAATCGGCTTTTGGGTCAGAAAGCGTATCAATTGATGAAGAAACAAGTGCTGTCTTCAATAAAGAAAATTCTAAAAGTAATATCGAGTTTTTAGATGACTTTGATGAATTTGATGATTTAGGCAATATTCCTGGGTTTGATTTGTCGGAAGCCGATTCCAGTTTCAGTGATGTGATGCTTTCTAGTTCTGCGGATATTGATAACGCCCCTCGTAGCAAAACCACAGAAACTCCAAATGATACTTCAGAGCGCGACGAAGAACTATTTACTATCACTGGTTCTCAAGAAGCGGTACCCATCTTTAGTCAATCAGATGTTCCCAAAGTAGAAGCTAACGTCAGTGTTGAACAAGGCTGGTTAGCACCGTTAGAAAATGCTTCGCTAGATGAAAAACCTTGGTTAGTTGCGGGTACAGTCGGCGTTTTCTCTGCTTTAGTTGTAGCTGTAGTCAGCTTTGGTGCAACTAACATTTCTGCACCCGAACAAAGGGAATCTGTACGTAACACAGGTTGGGCAATGTCCTTAGCAGCAGGACTTACAGGTTTTGCTACAGCCGGCTTTATGGGTAGCATCACCCTCAAGCAAATACGCCGTACTACCAAAGATTTACAAGCGCAATTTGATGCTGTGCGTCATGGTAGCTTAAATGTCCAAGCCACAGTATTTTCACAAGATGAGCTAGGGCAGTTAGCGACTGGCTTTAATGAAATGGCGCGGGTAATTTTTACTACTACCAACGAAGCCCAACGCAAGGCTGATGAGCAAGAAGAAGCCAAGGAAAACCTACAACGTCAAGTAATTCGCTTATTAGACGATGTGGAAGGCGCAGCTAGGGGTGATTTGACAGTCCAAGCTGAAGTGACAGCCGACGTACTCGGAGCCGTCGCTGATGCCTTTAACTTGACAATTCAAAACCTGCGGGACATTGTACAGCAGGTAAAAGTAGCGGCGAAGGAAGTAACCAAAGGTGCCACCAATTCGGAAACCTTTGCTAGAGCCTTGTCAAGCGATGCGTTGCGCCAAGCTGAAGAATTGGGAGTTACCTTAAATTCAGTGCAGGTAATGACTGATTCGATTCAACGGGTGGCGGAAGCAGCACGGGAAGCTGAGAAAGTGGCGCGTGATGCTAGTACGATCGCTCTCAAGGGTGGCGAAGCAGTAGAAAATACTGTGGCAGGTATTTTAGAGATTCGAGAAACTGTAGCAGAAACTACCCGTAAGGTGAAACGCCTCGCGGAATCTTCGCAGGAAATTTCTAAGATTGTCGCCTTGATTTCGCAGATTGCCTCACGTACCAACTTACTCGCACTCAACGCCAGTATTGAGGCAGCACGGGCGGGAGAAGCAGGACGCGGATTTGCCATTGTTGCTGATGAAGTCCGTCAGTTAGCGGATAAATCAGCCAAATCCTTAAAGGAAATTGAGCAAATCGTCATGCAAATCCAGAGCGAAACAGGCTCCGTAATGACCGCAATGGAAGAAGGCACACAACAGGTAATAAAAGGTACAAAACTAGCGGAAGAAGCCAAGCGATCGCTCGAAAATATCATTCAAGTGGCGAACCGCATCGACAGTTTAGTCCGCTCAATTACCAGCGATACCGTAGAACAAACGGAAACATCCCGCGCTGTTGCTCAGGTAATGCAGTCGGTGGAATTGACAGCTCAAGAAACTTCCCAGGAAGCCCAACGAGTTTCCGGCGCACTGCAAAACCTAGTGGGTGTGTCCCGCGATTTGATTTCTTCCGTAGAACGTTTCCGCGTGGAAACAATGGAAACAAGATAG